One segment of Nitrospirota bacterium DNA contains the following:
- a CDS encoding carboxypeptidase regulatory-like domain-containing protein → MKKLMPLLLIAFTAILFAGCGGYATGGGIDYDIDNDKITNTSDNCPHVANPNQTDIDVDGIGDACDDEIVPVVTETVRVSGTVLDINGAPIEGAEVTITSDPVTVITDANGNFTATVDVGSHKIVIRNNSVEIYSGEFTAYDNDPLTLNDITTSYHPFINTGPVANAGPDRIDVATGSVVTLDGSGSSDADGDSLTYNWSFTSFPDGDTPVLSNHTQVTASFTANQVGSYVLSLVVNDGQADSLADTVTITTKEPVIALSAPDNVTATAGAGTIEISWDAVAGATFYRIYWSNTSGDGTNGQAISVADETYIHEKLIYGEDYYYVVKAQNETEASNISEEATSTPARKEISGIVFPDANLAACVSQQAAGLTYVDELTSLICSRKGITDLTGISWLTSLDLINLNKNNIVDVSELAGLSKLQTLLINFNKVTDVSKLARLANLQKLDLSYNTITTGVADLVTLVNATTIDLGNNPTIPCSDIITLETELGPLVVIHDNTC, encoded by the coding sequence CGTTATTATTAATAGCATTTACTGCAATTTTATTTGCCGGCTGCGGGGGTTATGCAACAGGAGGCGGCATTGATTACGATATAGATAATGATAAGATCACTAATACAAGCGATAACTGCCCTCATGTTGCCAATCCTAATCAGACAGATATTGATGTCGACGGCATTGGAGACGCATGTGATGATGAGATCGTACCTGTTGTCACGGAGACCGTAAGGGTTTCAGGAACGGTCCTTGATATTAACGGCGCTCCCATTGAAGGGGCCGAGGTAACAATTACGAGTGACCCCGTAACAGTAATAACCGATGCAAACGGCAACTTTACAGCAACTGTGGATGTCGGAAGTCATAAAATAGTAATCAGGAATAATTCAGTAGAAATCTATAGTGGAGAATTTACTGCTTATGACAATGACCCTCTAACTCTAAATGATATAACAACCTCGTACCATCCGTTTATTAATACTGGGCCTGTAGCCAATGCCGGACCTGACCGGATTGATGTTGCAACTGGGTCTGTTGTAACACTTGATGGAAGCGGCAGTAGTGATGCAGATGGCGACAGTCTTACTTATAATTGGTCATTCACATCATTCCCCGACGGAGACACCCCGGTCCTATCTAACCATACACAAGTAACCGCTTCCTTTACGGCAAATCAGGTCGGCTCTTATGTTCTAAGTCTTGTGGTAAATGATGGACAAGCTGACAGTCTCGCTGATACAGTCACAATTACAACTAAGGAGCCAGTAATTGCACTCTCAGCCCCTGACAATGTAACGGCAACTGCCGGAGCAGGAACTATTGAGATATCATGGGATGCGGTGGCCGGGGCCACATTTTATAGAATTTACTGGTCAAATACTTCCGGCGATGGAACAAATGGACAGGCAATCTCTGTTGCAGATGAAACATATATTCACGAGAAGCTCATATATGGCGAAGATTATTATTATGTTGTGAAAGCTCAAAATGAAACGGAAGCGAGTAATATCTCTGAGGAGGCGACAAGTACGCCTGCACGGAAAGAAATATCAGGCATTGTATTTCCGGATGCAAACCTGGCGGCATGTGTTTCGCAGCAAGCTGCAGGACTGACCTATGTTGACGAACTGACATCACTTATCTGCAGCAGAAAGGGAATAACCGATCTGACAGGTATTAGTTGGTTAACAAGTCTCGATTTGATCAATTTAAATAAAAATAATATAGTTGATGTAAGTGAACTGGCAGGTCTGTCCAAGCTTCAAACTCTTTTGATTAATTTTAACAAGGTAACAGATGTAAGTAAGTTGGCGCGTCTTGCCAATCTTCAGAAGCTGGATTTAAGTTACAACACTATAACCACAGGTGTCGCAGACCTGGTAACATTAGTTAACGCAACTACCATTGATCTCGGAAATAATCCGACTATACCTTGCAGCGATATCATAACACTCGAAACAGAACTGGGACCTTTAGTTGTAATACATGATAATACGTGTTGA
- a CDS encoding NapC/NirT family cytochrome c, whose translation MKKYKIPLLIFAVIIILSVSGIFSAVHYTNNPAFCGSCHMMKKYYDSWKNSIHGEKKVACVECHYIPDGKHTANGNFRGLGQILSYLSLAGPEVRSPAKINDLSCSASGCHLVFKKAKFKEKISFVHITHIDKTIEGQPLHCDICHRNVTAEKHFEVSGEICFLCHFINKNFNKGLARCSLCHVIPSGPIQRSSSGHTEVTWPAARLDENSITHESLEKAKVPCQSCHYEIVRGNGEVRKQKCLACHNNSFKLETAAGEKKLVSGGHATGTHAAGQYAKCFDCHEPVRHEEIEFTDPVIESCFVCHPDHHKYQKILLLESTQRDMIKMPGLMYDVKTNCIGCHIDEKTQKGEKVIYGSARACGACHTKKQEAMVEEWKNGTKQELGHAKTLEKKAQDAIRKAKGKVSEETIGKAAAMLKEGHEGINIVEYGGGFHNRRFSVRLLDSAMDNFEDIVDLLK comes from the coding sequence ATGAAAAAATATAAGATACCCCTCCTGATTTTTGCTGTGATCATAATCCTCTCTGTTTCCGGAATATTCAGCGCAGTACATTACACTAACAATCCTGCGTTTTGCGGTTCCTGTCATATGATGAAGAAGTACTATGATTCATGGAAGAACTCAATACATGGTGAAAAAAAAGTTGCATGTGTTGAGTGTCACTACATACCGGACGGGAAGCACACTGCTAATGGTAATTTTAGAGGTTTAGGGCAAATCCTTTCATACCTTTCTTTAGCGGGGCCGGAGGTGAGATCGCCTGCTAAGATCAACGATCTTAGCTGCTCGGCCTCCGGATGCCATCTTGTTTTTAAGAAGGCCAAGTTTAAAGAAAAGATTTCTTTCGTTCATATAACACACATAGATAAGACAATTGAAGGGCAGCCCCTGCATTGTGACATATGCCACCGGAATGTTACAGCAGAAAAACATTTTGAAGTCTCCGGGGAAATATGTTTTCTCTGTCATTTTATAAATAAGAATTTCAATAAAGGCCTGGCCAGGTGCTCACTCTGCCACGTCATCCCTTCAGGACCAATTCAAAGAAGCAGCAGCGGTCATACGGAAGTCACATGGCCGGCGGCAAGACTTGACGAGAACAGCATTACTCACGAGAGCCTTGAAAAAGCAAAAGTCCCATGTCAGAGTTGTCACTACGAAATTGTCAGGGGGAATGGCGAGGTGCGTAAACAAAAATGTCTTGCCTGCCACAACAATTCATTTAAGCTGGAGACAGCGGCAGGAGAGAAGAAATTGGTGTCCGGGGGCCATGCGACAGGAACGCATGCAGCAGGGCAGTATGCCAAATGTTTTGACTGCCATGAGCCTGTCCGGCATGAGGAGATCGAATTCACTGACCCTGTTATTGAAAGCTGTTTTGTCTGTCATCCGGACCATCATAAGTACCAAAAAATACTTTTGCTTGAGTCTACACAAAGGGACATGATCAAAATGCCGGGCCTTATGTATGACGTAAAGACCAATTGTATCGGCTGCCATATAGATGAGAAAACACAAAAAGGGGAAAAAGTTATTTATGGTTCTGCCAGGGCATGCGGCGCTTGCCATACAAAAAAACAGGAGGCCATGGTTGAAGAATGGAAGAATGGGACTAAACAAGAATTAGGGCATGCAAAGACATTGGAAAAAAAGGCGCAGGATGCCATAAGGAAGGCAAAAGGGAAAGTATCTGAAGAAACAATTGGAAAGGCCGCAGCGATGTTAAAGGAAGGGCATGAGGGCATTAATATTGTTGAATACGGGGGAGGATTTCACAACAGGAGATTTTCTGTGCGGCTGCTTGATTCCGCAATGGATAATTTTGAAGATATTGTTGACTTGCTAAAATGA
- a CDS encoding molecular chaperone TorD family protein, with protein MIETAKQRSSIYGFLALIYRSEITKTLLIKIKDPALLSLLGVNLESDFLHRPEDELLEEHAVEYTRLFIGPGKHISPHESVHHERGDGDWGSLWGKATVEVKKFIEATGLEYAPDFTGMPDHISVELELMQRVTAGEAQARKENDIDKVDYCLQIENKFMDAHLLKWVPAFCDKVVSQAELSFYREMAHVTKQFMKFEEEEIKKYISEAGKTKTAC; from the coding sequence ATGATCGAAACAGCAAAACAGCGGAGCAGCATTTACGGGTTCCTTGCGCTTATTTACCGTTCCGAAATTACAAAGACCCTCCTGATAAAAATCAAAGACCCCGCCCTGCTTTCTCTCTTGGGGGTAAATCTGGAAAGTGATTTTTTACACAGGCCTGAAGATGAGTTGCTTGAGGAGCATGCCGTGGAGTATACGAGACTGTTCATCGGTCCCGGCAAACATATCTCCCCGCATGAGTCTGTCCATCACGAAAGAGGGGACGGAGACTGGGGCAGTCTCTGGGGCAAAGCAACTGTTGAGGTAAAAAAATTCATTGAGGCGACCGGGCTTGAATACGCTCCGGATTTCACAGGGATGCCCGACCATATCAGCGTGGAATTGGAGCTCATGCAGCGCGTTACAGCCGGGGAAGCGCAGGCCCGGAAAGAGAATGATATTGATAAAGTGGATTATTGTCTTCAGATCGAAAATAAATTCATGGATGCTCATCTGTTAAAATGGGTCCCGGCTTTTTGCGACAAGGTTGTTTCACAAGCAGAGTTGTCTTTTTACAGGGAAATGGCGCATGTCACAAAGCAGTTTATGAAATTTGAAGAGGAGGAGATAAAAAAATATATTTCTGAAGCAGGAAAGACAAAAACGGCTTGCTGA
- a CDS encoding molybdopterin-dependent oxidoreductase: MANLTRRNFIKFGLASSALLTAGEGIMSPALAGSIELQKGGKDFDFKTGAERKAIPTACWSCETRCAAMGYVEDDRVVKMESNQDSIRTEGKMCAKGQSGPNDVYFPDRILYPLKRAGQRGEGKWKRITWDEALTEISGKLKKLRDDGHPEKFMFSYGLMKASSAALIRDVFLETYGTETIGNHESTSNSAKWAAQELTWGRHYDNWDFDNTKFVLNFGSNVQEAHSNHVPLSNRLIRARVEKGLKSVTFDVRYSNTAAKSSEWVPIKPGTDGAVALAMCSVIMQKDLYDKDFFKFIRATENVNASADEKISALKAHLSQYTPAWAEKLSGVSAAKIESLAVEFAKAKPAVVISSRGAHAHFNGCENERAIQMLAAITGNIDNPGGRCRGVEPEWEYPEGPKDKPKAKRLEIVDGKGTALPTHHVSHQSLKMIKDGSGGRPDVYMWYCYNPVYINGESNENAEILKDEKLIPFSVVSTIVYDESSKLADIILPDATYLERWDWEDQVCPTQVPEYYIRQALIKPLGEAKDFGDVVIQLAEKMGMPLGVGASKEEFVSKSCEMTPVVKAAGGFEYMKKHGVWHDPNEKPHYYSYKEEVKTDGAVLDESTGVYWKGKTGEKYASTEGAYKKYAGQKIGDKVYRGFEPDKLNKTGYFELYSAIMKEKGFGPLPTWIPIPEHEKMKSDELILTTYKVAVQILSRSSHRKWLSELYYDNPGWINSQTASARGIKDGDKIKIKSSVGEIITTASVNEKIIPGVIAVSFHVGREESGRYGSGKKSPEAVDDDPDLTRKHWDKYGVNPNRIIPNSSDPISGQLRCMDTVVTVVKA, encoded by the coding sequence ATGGCAAATTTAACACGCCGTAACTTTATAAAGTTTGGTCTTGCCAGCAGCGCACTCCTGACTGCTGGAGAAGGTATTATGTCACCTGCTCTGGCCGGAAGTATAGAGTTGCAAAAAGGAGGCAAGGATTTCGACTTCAAGACAGGTGCTGAGAGGAAAGCCATCCCCACCGCCTGCTGGTCCTGCGAGACCAGGTGCGCGGCCATGGGCTATGTGGAGGATGACAGGGTGGTAAAAATGGAATCAAACCAGGACTCCATCAGGACCGAGGGCAAGATGTGCGCTAAAGGACAGTCAGGGCCGAATGACGTCTATTTTCCTGACAGGATCCTGTATCCACTGAAACGCGCGGGGCAGCGCGGTGAAGGCAAGTGGAAGAGGATAACATGGGACGAGGCCCTAACGGAGATATCCGGGAAATTGAAGAAGCTCCGCGATGACGGACATCCTGAAAAATTCATGTTCAGCTATGGCTTAATGAAGGCCAGCTCCGCCGCGCTGATCAGGGACGTATTTCTGGAAACATACGGCACGGAAACCATAGGGAACCACGAATCCACCAGCAATAGCGCCAAATGGGCGGCGCAGGAGCTTACCTGGGGGAGGCACTATGACAACTGGGACTTTGACAACACCAAATTCGTCCTTAACTTCGGGAGCAATGTGCAAGAGGCGCATTCAAACCATGTCCCTCTTTCAAACAGATTGATACGGGCAAGGGTCGAAAAAGGCCTCAAGAGCGTGACCTTTGATGTGCGGTATTCAAACACGGCTGCAAAGTCGTCCGAATGGGTCCCGATCAAACCGGGTACCGACGGAGCAGTGGCCCTTGCAATGTGCAGTGTGATAATGCAGAAGGACCTTTATGACAAGGATTTCTTTAAATTCATCAGGGCCACGGAGAATGTTAACGCTTCTGCAGATGAAAAAATTTCAGCATTGAAAGCTCACCTCTCGCAATATACTCCGGCCTGGGCGGAGAAGTTAAGCGGTGTAAGCGCCGCGAAGATCGAGTCTCTGGCGGTTGAATTCGCAAAGGCCAAACCTGCTGTAGTCATCAGCAGCAGAGGGGCGCACGCCCATTTCAACGGCTGCGAAAACGAGCGCGCCATACAGATGCTGGCTGCCATAACCGGGAACATCGACAACCCCGGCGGAAGGTGCAGAGGTGTTGAACCAGAATGGGAATATCCCGAAGGGCCCAAAGACAAACCAAAGGCAAAGAGACTTGAGATAGTTGACGGCAAGGGTACGGCCCTGCCCACTCACCACGTATCTCACCAGTCTTTAAAGATGATAAAGGACGGAAGCGGAGGAAGACCTGACGTTTACATGTGGTACTGCTACAACCCGGTTTATATCAACGGCGAGTCAAATGAAAACGCGGAGATACTGAAAGATGAAAAGCTGATCCCGTTTTCAGTTGTATCAACCATCGTCTATGACGAATCGAGCAAACTCGCTGACATAATTCTTCCTGACGCTACGTATCTTGAAAGGTGGGACTGGGAAGACCAGGTCTGCCCCACTCAGGTGCCGGAGTATTATATCCGCCAGGCCCTGATCAAACCACTTGGCGAGGCCAAGGATTTTGGAGATGTCGTCATTCAGCTTGCTGAGAAGATGGGCATGCCCCTGGGCGTAGGTGCTTCCAAAGAGGAGTTCGTGAGCAAGTCATGCGAGATGACCCCCGTTGTAAAAGCGGCCGGCGGCTTTGAATACATGAAGAAGCACGGCGTTTGGCATGACCCGAATGAGAAGCCTCATTATTACAGTTATAAGGAAGAAGTCAAAACAGACGGCGCTGTTCTTGATGAGTCGACGGGTGTATACTGGAAAGGCAAGACAGGTGAAAAATATGCAAGCACTGAGGGCGCCTATAAAAAATACGCCGGACAAAAGATAGGAGACAAGGTCTACAGAGGATTTGAACCCGACAAACTCAATAAGACAGGTTACTTTGAGCTATACTCAGCTATCATGAAGGAGAAGGGTTTCGGTCCTCTTCCGACATGGATACCGATACCAGAGCATGAGAAGATGAAGTCCGATGAGCTTATCCTTACGACATATAAAGTCGCTGTCCAGATCCTTTCGAGAAGCTCTCACCGCAAGTGGCTGAGCGAGCTTTACTATGACAACCCCGGATGGATCAATTCTCAGACCGCATCCGCCCGCGGGATTAAAGACGGAGACAAGATCAAGATCAAATCAAGTGTAGGTGAGATCATAACCACAGCGAGTGTTAATGAAAAGATAATTCCCGGCGTCATAGCCGTCTCCTTCCACGTAGGACGCGAGGAAAGCGGGAGATACGGATCAGGCAAAAAGTCGCCTGAGGCAGTGGATGACGATCCGGATCTCACGAGAAAGCACTGGGATAAATACGGCGTGAATCCGAACAGGATAATCCCGAACTCTTCAGATCCGATAAGCGGCCAACTGCGCTGCATGGATACCGTTGTGACAGTTGTGAAGGCTTAG
- a CDS encoding ankyrin repeat domain-containing protein, whose translation MKNPGNPFVCGISIIFLAMFFTPAASFAGLIEDLKFAAFEGQTEVVKTLIAKGADVNAKDADGELALMAAALIGHTEVVNILIAGGADVNAKDKNGETALMAAAFSGKTDVVNILLANGADVNAADFKKETALMEASLGGHSKIVNIFLAKGADVNARDIKNETALMAAAFAGHSGVVNALVSRRADVNAKNCMGKTAIFYASFKGHHDVLKTLLAHGADVNAADKFGETALMISAFSGRSEIVKTLLANGANVNAMDTEGRTALNYVSRKNEDIEIYNLLADKSNANKNNAHVEKILMYALQACEHI comes from the coding sequence ATGAAAAATCCAGGCAACCCTTTTGTATGCGGTATTTCTATCATTTTTTTAGCTATGTTTTTTACTCCCGCTGCTTCATTCGCGGGCCTTATCGAAGACCTTAAGTTCGCAGCATTTGAAGGTCAGACCGAAGTGGTAAAGACTTTAATTGCCAAAGGGGCTGATGTAAACGCAAAAGATGCTGATGGAGAACTCGCGTTGATGGCGGCTGCGCTCATTGGACACACTGAGGTGGTTAATATATTGATTGCCGGCGGCGCTGATGTTAATGCTAAGGACAAGAACGGGGAAACAGCGCTCATGGCCGCGGCCTTTTCAGGGAAGACCGATGTAGTAAATATCCTGCTCGCTAACGGCGCTGATGTCAATGCGGCGGACTTTAAAAAAGAAACAGCGTTGATGGAGGCCTCCCTTGGGGGTCATTCCAAAATCGTCAATATCTTCCTTGCCAAAGGCGCTGACGTTAATGCAAGAGACATTAAGAACGAAACAGCGTTGATGGCTGCGGCATTTGCGGGGCACTCAGGGGTTGTGAATGCCCTGGTTTCAAGAAGAGCTGACGTAAATGCAAAAAACTGTATGGGAAAAACAGCGATATTTTATGCATCATTTAAAGGCCACCACGATGTGTTGAAAACCTTGCTTGCCCACGGCGCTGATGTAAACGCCGCCGATAAGTTCGGAGAAACAGCTCTTATGATCTCAGCATTTTCGGGGCGGTCCGAGATTGTAAAGACCTTGCTGGCTAACGGCGCTAATGTAAATGCTATGGATACAGAGGGAAGAACGGCTTTAAACTATGTTTCAAGAAAAAATGAGGACATAGAAATATATAATTTATTGGCCGATAAATCCAACGCCAATAAAAATAATGCTCACGTAGAAAAAATTCTAATGTATGCTTTACAGGCTTGCGAACATATATAA